From the Manihot esculenta cultivar AM560-2 chromosome 3, M.esculenta_v8, whole genome shotgun sequence genome, one window contains:
- the LOC110611112 gene encoding polyol transporter 5 isoform X1 codes for MHFSSNLESDKVGYYHPLPDSESSSTSETDLKNEKRNKIWHEDAAEGGSQEHEGPQGVSAHRKTHINKYALGGAILASTNSVLLGYDIGVMSGAILYIRDNLKISSTQVEILVGCLNLCSLIGSLASGRTSDYIGRRYTIVLAAATFLIGALLMGLAPSFIFLMAGRVVAGIGVGYSLMIAPVYTAELSPATTRGFLSSLPEVFINIGILLGYISNYALSSLPENINWRLMLGLAALPAILVALGVLVMPESPRWLVMKGRFDDAKQVLIKTSDSKEEAELRLAEMIEAAKAPGAASSNWQGQGAWKELLCRPSPPIRRVLIAAIGVNFFMQASGNDAVVYYSPEVLKDAGIQSRQQLVGVTVIMGIAKTFFVLVSALFLDRFGRRPLLLLGSTGMAASLAALGVGSKYLEQSDKKPVWAIALCIVAVCADVSFFSIGLGPITWVYSSEIFPMRLRAQGSSLAISINRLVSGIIAMTFLSISKLISFGGMFFSLAGIMVVGIVFFYFFLPETKGKTLEDIGILFEDKIPENETHFLS; via the exons ATGCATTTCAGTTCTAACCTTGAGTCAGATAAAGTTGGATACTATCATCCACTTCCTGATTCAGAGTCTTCTTCAACCTCAGAAACTGATCTgaaaaatgagaaaagaaaCAAGATATGGCATGAGGATGCTGCTGAAGGTGGATCGCAAGAACACGAGGGACCACAGGGTGTTTCAGCTCACAGAAAGACTCACATTAACAAGTATGCTCTTGGTGGTGCCATTCTGGCCTCCACAAACTCTGTTCTCTTGGGCTATG ATATTGGAGTGATGAGTGGTGCAATACTCTACATCAGAGACAACCTCAAAATCTCATCAACACAAGTGGAGATCTTGGTGGGTTGCCTTAATTTATGTTCACTAATTGGATCCCTTGCATCAGGTAGAACATCTGATTACATTGGCAGACGGTATACCATTGTTCTGGCTGCAGCCACATTCCTAATTGGCGCTCTTTTAATGGGACTGGCACCATCTTTTATATTTCTAATGGCTGGAAGGGTAGTTGCTGGCATTGGTGTTGGCTACTCCCTAATGATTGCTCCAGTCTACACTGCAGAGCTCTCACCAGCCACGACTCGAGGCTTTCTATCTTCCCTTCCTGAAGTCTTTATTAATATTGGAATACTACTTGGATATATCTCAAACTATGCTCTCTCAAGTCTTCCTGAGAACATCAACTGGAGACTAATGCTTGGACTTGCAGCTTTGCCAGCTATTCTTGTTGCTTTAGGTGTCCTGGTGATGCCAGAGTCCCCTCGTTGGCTTGTCATGAAAGGACGGTTCGATGATGCAAAGCAAGTTTTGATAAAAACTTCGGACTCAAAGGAGGAAGCAGAATTGAGATTAGCTGAAATGATAGAAGCTGCCAAGGCCCCAGGAGCTGCTTCAAGCAATTGGCAAGGACAGGGTGCTTGGAAAGAGTTATTGTGTAGACCGTCTCCCCCCATTCGCCGAGTTCTCATTGCTGCAATTGGAGTTAACTTCTTCATGCAGGCTTCAGGCAATGATGCTGTTGTGTATTACAGTCCTGAAGTGTTGAAGGACGCTGGAATCCAGAGCAGGCAACAGCTTGTAGGTGTTACAGTAATCATGGGAATAGCCAAAACATTCTTTGTTTTGGTTTCAGCTCTTTTCTTGGACAGATTTGGGAGGAGGCCCCTCTTGTTGTTGGGGTCCACTGGGATGGCTGCTTCACTGGCTGCCTTAGGTGTGGGCTCAAAGTATCTAGAGCAGTCAGACAAGAAGCCTGTGTGGGCCATTGCATTGTGTATAGTGGCAGTATGTGCTGATGTGTCCTTCTTTTCAATTGGGCTTGGTCCAATCACTTGGGTCTACTCATCAGAGATATTTCCTATGAGGTTAAGGGCTCAAGGTTCCAGTTTGGCAATATCAATTAACAGATTGGTAAGTGGGATTATTGCCATGACATTTTTAAGCATTTCCAAGCTAATCTCGTTTGGAGGAATGTTTTTTTCATTGGCAGGGATTATGGTAGTTGGTatagttttcttttatttcttcttgCCTGAAACTAAAGGCAAGACCTTGGAAGATATTGGGATTCTGTTTGAAGATAAAATTCCTGAGAATGAAACACACTTTCTTTCTTAA
- the LOC110611112 gene encoding polyol transporter 5 isoform X2, with translation MSGAILYIRDNLKISSTQVEILVGCLNLCSLIGSLASGRTSDYIGRRYTIVLAAATFLIGALLMGLAPSFIFLMAGRVVAGIGVGYSLMIAPVYTAELSPATTRGFLSSLPEVFINIGILLGYISNYALSSLPENINWRLMLGLAALPAILVALGVLVMPESPRWLVMKGRFDDAKQVLIKTSDSKEEAELRLAEMIEAAKAPGAASSNWQGQGAWKELLCRPSPPIRRVLIAAIGVNFFMQASGNDAVVYYSPEVLKDAGIQSRQQLVGVTVIMGIAKTFFVLVSALFLDRFGRRPLLLLGSTGMAASLAALGVGSKYLEQSDKKPVWAIALCIVAVCADVSFFSIGLGPITWVYSSEIFPMRLRAQGSSLAISINRLVSGIIAMTFLSISKLISFGGMFFSLAGIMVVGIVFFYFFLPETKGKTLEDIGILFEDKIPENETHFLS, from the coding sequence ATGAGTGGTGCAATACTCTACATCAGAGACAACCTCAAAATCTCATCAACACAAGTGGAGATCTTGGTGGGTTGCCTTAATTTATGTTCACTAATTGGATCCCTTGCATCAGGTAGAACATCTGATTACATTGGCAGACGGTATACCATTGTTCTGGCTGCAGCCACATTCCTAATTGGCGCTCTTTTAATGGGACTGGCACCATCTTTTATATTTCTAATGGCTGGAAGGGTAGTTGCTGGCATTGGTGTTGGCTACTCCCTAATGATTGCTCCAGTCTACACTGCAGAGCTCTCACCAGCCACGACTCGAGGCTTTCTATCTTCCCTTCCTGAAGTCTTTATTAATATTGGAATACTACTTGGATATATCTCAAACTATGCTCTCTCAAGTCTTCCTGAGAACATCAACTGGAGACTAATGCTTGGACTTGCAGCTTTGCCAGCTATTCTTGTTGCTTTAGGTGTCCTGGTGATGCCAGAGTCCCCTCGTTGGCTTGTCATGAAAGGACGGTTCGATGATGCAAAGCAAGTTTTGATAAAAACTTCGGACTCAAAGGAGGAAGCAGAATTGAGATTAGCTGAAATGATAGAAGCTGCCAAGGCCCCAGGAGCTGCTTCAAGCAATTGGCAAGGACAGGGTGCTTGGAAAGAGTTATTGTGTAGACCGTCTCCCCCCATTCGCCGAGTTCTCATTGCTGCAATTGGAGTTAACTTCTTCATGCAGGCTTCAGGCAATGATGCTGTTGTGTATTACAGTCCTGAAGTGTTGAAGGACGCTGGAATCCAGAGCAGGCAACAGCTTGTAGGTGTTACAGTAATCATGGGAATAGCCAAAACATTCTTTGTTTTGGTTTCAGCTCTTTTCTTGGACAGATTTGGGAGGAGGCCCCTCTTGTTGTTGGGGTCCACTGGGATGGCTGCTTCACTGGCTGCCTTAGGTGTGGGCTCAAAGTATCTAGAGCAGTCAGACAAGAAGCCTGTGTGGGCCATTGCATTGTGTATAGTGGCAGTATGTGCTGATGTGTCCTTCTTTTCAATTGGGCTTGGTCCAATCACTTGGGTCTACTCATCAGAGATATTTCCTATGAGGTTAAGGGCTCAAGGTTCCAGTTTGGCAATATCAATTAACAGATTGGTAAGTGGGATTATTGCCATGACATTTTTAAGCATTTCCAAGCTAATCTCGTTTGGAGGAATGTTTTTTTCATTGGCAGGGATTATGGTAGTTGGTatagttttcttttatttcttcttgCCTGAAACTAAAGGCAAGACCTTGGAAGATATTGGGATTCTGTTTGAAGATAAAATTCCTGAGAATGAAACACACTTTCTTTCTTAA
- the LOC110611313 gene encoding uncharacterized protein LOC110611313 — MVVSTSLSILPSTRSFPSTSSTDSSSTSTSLTFIPFKYHSNSNLSFSKPPMVSALRFPHQSSKILAFSSNNTQSVENGSAEQFLGNNSIADFMRFKKGSDRSSGELQTALVSYRKRFPWSIFNPFLRVDLVSTIHIADKDYFTTLQKELEPYDCVLYEMVASRDSLENRRNPAATKRLKGSRSRGFNILGCIQRQMARILMLDFQLDCLDYKAENWYHADLDYETFKLLQLEKGESFFTFARDMTIRSTKAMVQPAIPEELGPWRSKLLWASRVLPMPLVGLFIIGSVCDVGSQTSEYPEIEALSRLDFGAAMKVFLAKRLTSEFTQVTADVEEGSVIIGERNKAALDALKRAMEDGHNKIAILYGGGHMPDLGRRLREEFDLIPSQVQWITAWSIKNRDLKSKSFPFLTRLAEALGWPLNRYQTLALLIFSSILALDLWFWELFFGTTVNWISQIASQLDQYAFNAQIM, encoded by the exons ATGGTGGTCTCCACTTCACTCTCCATACTTCCATCCACACGTTCATTTCCTTCAACTTCAAGTACCGACTCATCTTCCACCTCTACTTCTCTCACCTTTATCCCTTTCAAATACCATTCCAATTCCAATCTCAGTTTCTCTAAACCACCTATGGTATCCGCTCTACGCTTCCCTCATCAATCTTCGAAAATCTTGGCTTTCTCTTCGAACAATACCCAGTCTGTTGAAAATGGCTCCGCGGAACAGTTTTTGGGAAACAATTCAATTGCGGATTTCATGAGGTTCAAGAAAGGTTCCGATAGAAGCAGCGGCGAGTTGCAGACTGCTCTTGTTAGTTATAGAAAGAGGTTCCCTTGGTCTATTTTTAACCCTTTTCTTCGG GTTGATTTGGTTTCTACCATTCACATTGCAGATAAAGA TTACTTCACCACCCTCCAGAAGGAACTTGAGCCCTATGATTGTGTGTTGTATGAGATGGTGGCTAGCAGGGATAGTTTAGAGAATAGAAGAAATCCTGCTGCTACAAAGAGGCTGAAAGGTTCTCGCTCGAGAGGATTCAACATTCTAGGGTGCATTCAGAGGCAGATGGCTCGGATTCTTATGCTTGATTTTCAGTTGGATTGTCTTGATTACAAGGCAGAGAATTGGTATCATGCAGATCTCGACTACGAGACCTTCAAGCTACTTCAG CTTGAAAAAGGTGAAAGTTTCTTCACATTTGCGAGAGATATGACAATCAGATCAACGAAAGCCATGGTACAGCCTGCTATTCCAGAGGAACTTGGTCCATGGAGATCTAAACTTCTTTGGGCGTCTCGTGTACTTCCCATGCCACTTGTAGGCCTTTTCATCATTGGAAGTGTTTGTGATGTTGGAAGTCAGACATCTGAATATCCAGAAATAGAAGCCTTGTCCAGGCTCGACTTTGGTGCTGCAATGAAAGTTTTCCTGGCAAAGCGGCTAACATCTGA ATTCACGCAGGTGACAGCAGATGTGGAGGAGGGATCCGTCATAATTGGTGAGAGGAACAAGGCTGCACTGGACGCCCTTAAAAGAGCAATGGAAGACGGCCACAACAAGATCGCCATATTGTATGGCGGGGGGCACATGCCGGACTTAGGAAGACGGTTGCGAGAGGAGTTCGATTTGATCCCTTCCCAAGTGCAGTGGATAACAGCTTGGTCCATAAAGAACCGAGATTTAAAGAGCAAATCCTTCCCATTTCTCACAAGGTTGGCTGAAGCTTTGGGTTGGCCATTGAACCGGTACCAAACTTTAGCATTGCTCATATTTTCCTCAATCCTTGCATTAGATCTTTGGTTCTGGGAGCTGTTTTTTGGCACTACAGTGAACTGGATCTCCCAGATTGCTTCTCAACTTGATCAATATGCCTTTAATGCACAAATAATGTGA
- the LOC110611312 gene encoding protein CbxX, chromosomal isoform X1, producing MEVPHQDQRSRSSKPLTIHAFAHSGDLLSFQKLLRANPSLLNERNPVMAQTPLHVSAGNNRAEIIKFLLDWRGEEKVELEAKNMYGETPLHMAAKNGCNDAARLLLAHGAFVEAKANNGMTPLHLAVWYSIRSEDCSTVKTLLEYNADCSAKDNEGMAPINHLSIGPGSAKLRKLLECHLEEQRKKRALEACSETKAKMEELENALSDIVGLNELKVQLRKWAKGMLLDERRRALGLKVGVRRSPHMAFLGNPGTGKTMVARILGRLLHLVGILPTDRVTEVQRTDLVGEFVGHTGPKTRRKIKEAEGGILFVDEAYRLIPMQKADDKDYGLEALEEIMSVMDSGKVVVIFAGYSEPMKRVIASNEGFCRRVTKFFHFDDFTSEDLAKIVHIKMNNQQEDGLLYGFSLHSKCSIAAIATLIDKETTEKQRKEMNGGLVDTMLVNARENLDLRLDFDCVDCDELCTITLEDLEAGLRLLSQ from the exons ATGGAGGTGCCTCATCAAGATCAACGCTCCAGATCTTCCAAACCCCTCACCATTCATGCCTTCGCTCACTCTGGAGATCTTCTTTCCTTTCAGAAGCTGTTGCGAGCTAATCCGTCGCTTCTCAATGAAAGAAATCCTGTT ATGGCACAGACTCCACTCCATGTTTCTGCTGGTAACAACAGGGCTGAGATAATTAAATTCCTACTTGAttggagaggagaggagaaagTTGAATTGGAAGCCAAGAATATG TATGGAGAAACTCCATTACACATGGCAGCAAAGAATGGGTGCAATGATGCTGCACGATTACTTCTTGCTCATGGTGCTTTTGTTGAAGCCAAAGCAAAT AATGGGATGACACCATTGCACCTTGCTGTTTGGTACTCAATCAGATCAGAAGACTGCTCAACTGTCAAGACATTACTTGAGTATAACGCTGATTGCAGTGCCAAGGACAAT GAGGGCATGGCTCCTATAAATCATCTCTCAATAGGTCCAGGAAGTGCAAAGTTGCGTAAACTATTAGAATGTCATCTTGAAgagcagagaaagaaaagagcaCTTGAAGCATGTAGTGAAACAAAAGCTAAGATGGAAGAACTTGAAAACGCATTATCTGACATAGTGGGGTTAAATGAACTAAAGGTTCAACTAAGAAAATGGGCAAAAGGGATGCTTTTAGATGAGAGGCGCAGGGCCCTTGGGCTAAAAGTAGGTGTAAGAAGATCTCCTCATATGGCTTTCTTGGGAAATCCTGGAACAG GTAAGACTATGGTAGCTCGGATACTTGGAAGATTACTTCATCTTGTGGGAATCCTACCTACTGATAGGGTAACTGAAGTTCAACGTACGGATTTGGTTGGTGAATTTGTAGGTCATACTGGACCAAAGACTAGGAGGAAG ATTAAGGAAGCAGAGGGAGGGATTCTTTTTGTGGACGAAGCATATCGACTAATCCCCATGCAGAAAGCAGATGATAAAGATTATGGATTAGAAGCCTTGGAAGAGATCATGTCTGTTATGGACAGTGGAAAAGTAGTAGTCATATTTGCTGGTTACAGTGAACCAATGAAGCGTGTGATAGCTTCTAATGAAGGCTTTTGTAGAAGAGTTACAAAGTTTTTCCACTTTGATGACTTCACTTCTGAAGATTTAGCCAAGATCGTCCACATCAAGATGAACAATCAACAAGAGGATGGTTTGTTGTATGGATTTAGCTTACATTCTAAATGCAGTATAGCTGCCATTGCAACTTTGATAGACAAAGAAACAACAGAAAAGCAACGCAAGGAGATGAACGGAGGTTTAGTAGATACAATGCTGGTTAATGCCAGAGAGAACTTGGACTTGAGGCTGGATTTTGATTGTGTAGATTGTGATGAACTATGTACCATCACCTTGGAGGATTTGGAAGCCGGCCTTCGGCTATTATCGCAATAA
- the LOC110611312 gene encoding protein CbxX, chromosomal isoform X2 → MAQTPLHVSAGNNRAEIIKFLLDWRGEEKVELEAKNMYGETPLHMAAKNGCNDAARLLLAHGAFVEAKANNGMTPLHLAVWYSIRSEDCSTVKTLLEYNADCSAKDNEGMAPINHLSIGPGSAKLRKLLECHLEEQRKKRALEACSETKAKMEELENALSDIVGLNELKVQLRKWAKGMLLDERRRALGLKVGVRRSPHMAFLGNPGTGKTMVARILGRLLHLVGILPTDRVTEVQRTDLVGEFVGHTGPKTRRKIKEAEGGILFVDEAYRLIPMQKADDKDYGLEALEEIMSVMDSGKVVVIFAGYSEPMKRVIASNEGFCRRVTKFFHFDDFTSEDLAKIVHIKMNNQQEDGLLYGFSLHSKCSIAAIATLIDKETTEKQRKEMNGGLVDTMLVNARENLDLRLDFDCVDCDELCTITLEDLEAGLRLLSQ, encoded by the exons ATGGCACAGACTCCACTCCATGTTTCTGCTGGTAACAACAGGGCTGAGATAATTAAATTCCTACTTGAttggagaggagaggagaaagTTGAATTGGAAGCCAAGAATATG TATGGAGAAACTCCATTACACATGGCAGCAAAGAATGGGTGCAATGATGCTGCACGATTACTTCTTGCTCATGGTGCTTTTGTTGAAGCCAAAGCAAAT AATGGGATGACACCATTGCACCTTGCTGTTTGGTACTCAATCAGATCAGAAGACTGCTCAACTGTCAAGACATTACTTGAGTATAACGCTGATTGCAGTGCCAAGGACAAT GAGGGCATGGCTCCTATAAATCATCTCTCAATAGGTCCAGGAAGTGCAAAGTTGCGTAAACTATTAGAATGTCATCTTGAAgagcagagaaagaaaagagcaCTTGAAGCATGTAGTGAAACAAAAGCTAAGATGGAAGAACTTGAAAACGCATTATCTGACATAGTGGGGTTAAATGAACTAAAGGTTCAACTAAGAAAATGGGCAAAAGGGATGCTTTTAGATGAGAGGCGCAGGGCCCTTGGGCTAAAAGTAGGTGTAAGAAGATCTCCTCATATGGCTTTCTTGGGAAATCCTGGAACAG GTAAGACTATGGTAGCTCGGATACTTGGAAGATTACTTCATCTTGTGGGAATCCTACCTACTGATAGGGTAACTGAAGTTCAACGTACGGATTTGGTTGGTGAATTTGTAGGTCATACTGGACCAAAGACTAGGAGGAAG ATTAAGGAAGCAGAGGGAGGGATTCTTTTTGTGGACGAAGCATATCGACTAATCCCCATGCAGAAAGCAGATGATAAAGATTATGGATTAGAAGCCTTGGAAGAGATCATGTCTGTTATGGACAGTGGAAAAGTAGTAGTCATATTTGCTGGTTACAGTGAACCAATGAAGCGTGTGATAGCTTCTAATGAAGGCTTTTGTAGAAGAGTTACAAAGTTTTTCCACTTTGATGACTTCACTTCTGAAGATTTAGCCAAGATCGTCCACATCAAGATGAACAATCAACAAGAGGATGGTTTGTTGTATGGATTTAGCTTACATTCTAAATGCAGTATAGCTGCCATTGCAACTTTGATAGACAAAGAAACAACAGAAAAGCAACGCAAGGAGATGAACGGAGGTTTAGTAGATACAATGCTGGTTAATGCCAGAGAGAACTTGGACTTGAGGCTGGATTTTGATTGTGTAGATTGTGATGAACTATGTACCATCACCTTGGAGGATTTGGAAGCCGGCCTTCGGCTATTATCGCAATAA
- the LOC110612182 gene encoding probable chlorophyll(ide) b reductase NYC1, chloroplastic isoform X2, giving the protein MAAALTRLHIYPQAIDHFSFGEQLRNGLPRQGFLWSGSGGLHRDRHGLYVHRCRSFRSDDGGEVGEKKNISEKKCKVVKESEDKLKEGDGFWSTLKHAVSGFGRLDSQSNEEHTKAVAKLEEVLSSIAIQIGRYIVTMMSTGVILAIGFQLSDSQMNTLIWYSWLGGIIIGTMIGANMVLDEHCRAGPRNVVITGSTRGLGKALAREFLLSGDRVVIASRSHESVDTTVKELEENLREGLMTANGSSRTNLAHAKVVGISCDVCEPSDVQKLANFAVNEFGSIDIWINNAGTNKGFRPLLQFNDEDIQQIVSTNLVGSILCTREAMRVMVNQPRGGHIFNMDGAGSGGSSTPLTAVYGSTKCGLRQLQSSLLKECKRSKVGVHTASPGMVLTDLLLSGSTLKNKQMFNIICELPETVARSLVPRMRVVKGTGKAINYLTPPRILLALVTAWLRQGRWFDDQGRALYAAEADRLRNWAENRARFSFTDAMEMYTETTWVSVFSLSIVCAFIIVSSTGSTFPGT; this is encoded by the exons ATGGCTGCTGCACTAACTAGGCTTCACATATACCCACAAGCTATAGATCACTTTTCTTTCGGGGAACAATTGAGAAATGGTTTGCCAAGGCAAGGTTTTTTATGGTCTGGTTCTGGTGGGCTGCATAGGGACCGTCATGGATTATACGTGCACAGGTGCAGGTCTTTTAGGTCTGATGATGGAGGGGAAGTGGGAGAGAAAAAGAACATAAGTGAGAAAAAGTGTAAGGTGGTAAAAGAAAGCGAGGACAAATTGAAGGAGGGAGATGGGTTTTGGAGTACTTTGAAACATGCTGTTTCTGGGTTTGGAAGATTGGATTCACAATCAAATGAAGAGCATACGAAGGCTGTAGCTAAATTGGAGGAGGTTCTTTCGTCG ATTGCTATCCAAATAGGAAGATATATCGTCACTATGATGAGCACTGGTGTGATACTTGCAATTGGTTTTCAGTTGTCAG ACAGTCAAATGAATACACTGATCTGGTATAGCTGGCTTGGAGGAATTATTATTGGAACTATGATAGGTGCTAACATGGTTTTAGATGAACATTGTCGAGCTGGTCCACGCAATGTTGTTATAACTGGAAG CACAAGGGGACTTGGAAAAGCACTTGCTCGAGAATTTCTTCTGTCTGGCGATCGTGTAGTTATTGCTTCACGCAG CCATGAGTCTGTAGATACAACTGTCAAAGAGCTTGAAGAGAACCTCAGGGAAGGATTGATGACCGCCAATGGTTCATCTAGGACAAATCTAGCGCATGCAAAAGTGGTTGGCATATCTTGTGATGTTTGTGAACCTTCCGATGTGCAGAAATTGGCAAATTTTGCTGTCAATGAGTTTGGATCTATTGACATATGG ATTAATAATGCTGGCACAAATAAAGGATTTAGACCCTTGCTGCAGTTTAATGATGAAGATATTCAGCAG ATTGTTTCAACAAATTTGGTTGGATCGATTCTCTGCACTCGAGAAGCAATGCGTGTCATGGTGAACCAACCCAGGGGGGGACATATTTTTAACATGGATGGTGCTGGTTCTGGGGGATCTAGCACCCCGCTTACAGCTGT TTATGGATCAACAAAGTGTGGTCTTAGGCAACTCCAATCATCGCTTCTGAAGGAGTGTAAGCGATCTAAAGTCGGAGTACATACAGCATCTCCAGGCATGGTCCTTACAGATTTGCTATTGAG TGGATCAACtttgaaaaataaacaaatgttTAATATCATCTGTGAGCTTCCAGAAACAGTTGCTAGATCTTTAGTTCCACGGATGCGGGTCGTGAAGGGTACAGGGAAGGCCATCAATTACTTGACTCCTCCTAGGATATTACTTGCTTTGGTCACTGCATGGCTGCGGCAAGGCCGCTGGTTTGACGACCAG GGAAGGGCATTATATGCAGCTGAGGCAGATCGACTTCGTAACTGGGCTGAAAACCGTGCTCGGTTTTCCTTCACAGATGCAATGGAGATGTACACTGAAACTACTTGGGTATCTGTGTTTTCACTTTCCATTGTCTGTGCCTTCATAATTGTTTCAAGCACAGGTAGCACTTTTCCCGGCACCTGA
- the LOC110612182 gene encoding probable chlorophyll(ide) b reductase NYC1, chloroplastic isoform X1, whose translation MAAALTRLHIYPQAIDHFSFGEQLRNGLPRQGFLWSGSGGLHRDRHGLYVHRCRSFRSDDGGEVGEKKNISEKKCKVVKESEDKLKEGDGFWSTLKHAVSGFGRLDSQSNEEHTKAVAKLEEVLSSIAIQIGRYIVTMMSTGVILAIGFQLSGGDSQMNTLIWYSWLGGIIIGTMIGANMVLDEHCRAGPRNVVITGSTRGLGKALAREFLLSGDRVVIASRSHESVDTTVKELEENLREGLMTANGSSRTNLAHAKVVGISCDVCEPSDVQKLANFAVNEFGSIDIWINNAGTNKGFRPLLQFNDEDIQQIVSTNLVGSILCTREAMRVMVNQPRGGHIFNMDGAGSGGSSTPLTAVYGSTKCGLRQLQSSLLKECKRSKVGVHTASPGMVLTDLLLSGSTLKNKQMFNIICELPETVARSLVPRMRVVKGTGKAINYLTPPRILLALVTAWLRQGRWFDDQGRALYAAEADRLRNWAENRARFSFTDAMEMYTETTWVSVFSLSIVCAFIIVSSTGSTFPGT comes from the exons ATGGCTGCTGCACTAACTAGGCTTCACATATACCCACAAGCTATAGATCACTTTTCTTTCGGGGAACAATTGAGAAATGGTTTGCCAAGGCAAGGTTTTTTATGGTCTGGTTCTGGTGGGCTGCATAGGGACCGTCATGGATTATACGTGCACAGGTGCAGGTCTTTTAGGTCTGATGATGGAGGGGAAGTGGGAGAGAAAAAGAACATAAGTGAGAAAAAGTGTAAGGTGGTAAAAGAAAGCGAGGACAAATTGAAGGAGGGAGATGGGTTTTGGAGTACTTTGAAACATGCTGTTTCTGGGTTTGGAAGATTGGATTCACAATCAAATGAAGAGCATACGAAGGCTGTAGCTAAATTGGAGGAGGTTCTTTCGTCG ATTGCTATCCAAATAGGAAGATATATCGTCACTATGATGAGCACTGGTGTGATACTTGCAATTGGTTTTCAGTTGTCAG GTGGAGACAGTCAAATGAATACACTGATCTGGTATAGCTGGCTTGGAGGAATTATTATTGGAACTATGATAGGTGCTAACATGGTTTTAGATGAACATTGTCGAGCTGGTCCACGCAATGTTGTTATAACTGGAAG CACAAGGGGACTTGGAAAAGCACTTGCTCGAGAATTTCTTCTGTCTGGCGATCGTGTAGTTATTGCTTCACGCAG CCATGAGTCTGTAGATACAACTGTCAAAGAGCTTGAAGAGAACCTCAGGGAAGGATTGATGACCGCCAATGGTTCATCTAGGACAAATCTAGCGCATGCAAAAGTGGTTGGCATATCTTGTGATGTTTGTGAACCTTCCGATGTGCAGAAATTGGCAAATTTTGCTGTCAATGAGTTTGGATCTATTGACATATGG ATTAATAATGCTGGCACAAATAAAGGATTTAGACCCTTGCTGCAGTTTAATGATGAAGATATTCAGCAG ATTGTTTCAACAAATTTGGTTGGATCGATTCTCTGCACTCGAGAAGCAATGCGTGTCATGGTGAACCAACCCAGGGGGGGACATATTTTTAACATGGATGGTGCTGGTTCTGGGGGATCTAGCACCCCGCTTACAGCTGT TTATGGATCAACAAAGTGTGGTCTTAGGCAACTCCAATCATCGCTTCTGAAGGAGTGTAAGCGATCTAAAGTCGGAGTACATACAGCATCTCCAGGCATGGTCCTTACAGATTTGCTATTGAG TGGATCAACtttgaaaaataaacaaatgttTAATATCATCTGTGAGCTTCCAGAAACAGTTGCTAGATCTTTAGTTCCACGGATGCGGGTCGTGAAGGGTACAGGGAAGGCCATCAATTACTTGACTCCTCCTAGGATATTACTTGCTTTGGTCACTGCATGGCTGCGGCAAGGCCGCTGGTTTGACGACCAG GGAAGGGCATTATATGCAGCTGAGGCAGATCGACTTCGTAACTGGGCTGAAAACCGTGCTCGGTTTTCCTTCACAGATGCAATGGAGATGTACACTGAAACTACTTGGGTATCTGTGTTTTCACTTTCCATTGTCTGTGCCTTCATAATTGTTTCAAGCACAGGTAGCACTTTTCCCGGCACCTGA